In one Flammeovirga yaeyamensis genomic region, the following are encoded:
- a CDS encoding RDD family protein: protein MDYNRKVGFGERFVSMIIDHISMTFLLGMIAVPIQMSVMSEFFTSPGINSDPDQLFGSIKTLMIPYCFIYALYFCKDAFKGRSLGKLATNLQVYDNKTDEIASPIKCFVRNISIIIWPIEVIMVMINPNRRIGDYISGTYVDIYDKKANAKVDFPKIGISYVLSVLVMGICMSPLVLWLEYLGSIVNDKEVYVDTVVNEKVVYDELSYYFDSLEMNMDDQYIQLKVYASPNVYLNSINEVRGLVEPIMKEKFPYHKVDLDIIYTENGTQEELNIDFYTN, encoded by the coding sequence ATGGATTATAACAGAAAAGTAGGCTTTGGGGAAAGATTCGTATCTATGATTATAGACCATATTTCTATGACTTTCTTATTGGGAATGATCGCAGTTCCCATTCAAATGTCGGTTATGTCTGAATTTTTTACTTCTCCAGGTATTAATTCCGATCCTGATCAACTTTTTGGATCTATAAAAACCTTGATGATTCCTTATTGTTTCATATATGCTTTGTATTTCTGTAAGGATGCTTTTAAAGGAAGAAGTTTAGGGAAATTGGCTACAAATCTTCAGGTGTATGATAATAAAACCGATGAAATAGCCTCTCCAATTAAATGTTTTGTGCGAAATATCTCAATTATTATATGGCCTATTGAAGTGATTATGGTGATGATTAATCCCAACAGAAGAATTGGTGATTATATCTCAGGGACCTATGTTGACATTTATGATAAGAAAGCAAATGCAAAAGTTGATTTTCCTAAAATTGGGATTTCATACGTTCTATCAGTTTTAGTAATGGGAATATGTATGTCACCTTTAGTCCTTTGGTTGGAATATCTCGGTTCAATCGTTAATGATAAGGAAGTTTATGTAGATACAGTAGTGAATGAAAAAGTCGTTTATGATGAATTAAGCTATTATTTTGATTCATTAGAGATGAACATGGATGATCAATACATTCAGTTAAAAGTATATGCATCACCCAATGTTTATCTAAACTCTATTAACGAAGTGAGAGGTTTAGTGGAACCTATTATGAAAGAGAAGTTCCCATATCATAAAGTGGATTTAGATATTATTTATACCGAAAACGGAACACAAGAAGAACTAAATATTGATTTTTATACCAACTAA